AACACTAGCGAGCCAGCTGTGCAAAGTAAAAATTTAGAAGAAAATGCCAGCAAAGATGAAAATTTAAGCAAAGATACGCTCACACCAAAGATAAGTGAGAGCACACAAAGTGACGAAGTAAAAGATATAAGCCTAAAACTGCTTAACGGCACAACTATGCAGATCACAAAAAGAAGCAACGGCTTTGACGTAAAAGATGGCAAAAAAGCGACACTTTATGTATTTTTCGCCACTTGGTGCCCACCTTGCAAGGCTGAGATCCCATCTTTAAACAACCTAAGTGAGAAATTTAAAAACGAGCTAAACATCGTTGCTGTCTTGCTTGAAGACAAGAGCGAGGACGAGGTTAAAGAATTTGCTCAAAAGTATAAGATCAAATACGAAATCGCAGTTGGCGAGGGAAATTTCTTATTTGAAAAGGCGATGGGCGGCATCAAAGGACTCCCTGCATCTGCGCTCTTTAAAGCAAATGGCGACTATGCTCAAGGCTACATCGGTCTTGTGCCTGAAGAGATGCTTGAAACTGACATAAATAGGGCCATAAAATAATGCTTGAGTT
Above is a window of Campylobacter concisus DNA encoding:
- a CDS encoding TlpA family protein disulfide reductase, with translation MTLKHAIITSLCLFAFFGCGDDSNKKSEQNTSEPAVQSKNLEENASKDENLSKDTLTPKISESTQSDEVKDISLKLLNGTTMQITKRSNGFDVKDGKKATLYVFFATWCPPCKAEIPSLNNLSEKFKNELNIVAVLLEDKSEDEVKEFAQKYKIKYEIAVGEGNFLFEKAMGGIKGLPASALFKANGDYAQGYIGLVPEEMLETDINRAIK